One Littorina saxatilis isolate snail1 linkage group LG10, US_GU_Lsax_2.0, whole genome shotgun sequence DNA window includes the following coding sequences:
- the LOC138978683 gene encoding uncharacterized protein: MAARQSGRNLDRSKVAYGSMVPPDVENADTRACSSSKGKAYHSSTTYARCASAPQDSATSGLLLIRKSLEARGVQGETFQVIWASWRPSTRQQYASYLSRWSKFCVQCQCDPLRPTIDEVLQFLTKLYEDGLGYSAINTARSALSAVVILPDNKTVGCHPLVIRFLKGIFELRTPQPRYNETWDVDKVLQFFRNMGENSELSLKDLTLKLCSLLLLITAHRVQTIHLIRLRNICFHDDGCTIYITEKLKQSRPGFHPKPLQLPFYTEDKTLCVVTCLRQYINSTVEFRCESDETDQLLLCYQQPHEPAAKDTIARWLKTVLIRAGITNFAPHSFRGASSSAMFKSGVAVEDILKVAGWSNVSTFKKFYNKPLESKDKSNTILNYYAKVGK; this comes from the coding sequence ATGGCAGCGCGACAGAGCGGAAGGAATCTTGATCGTTCCAAAGTGGCCTACGGCAGTATGGTACCCCCAGATGTTGAAAATGCTGACACAAGAGCCTGTTCTTCTTCCAAAGGGAAAGCTTACCATTCATCTACCACATACGCAAGATGTGCATCCGCTCCACAGGACTCTGCAACTTCTGGCTTGTTGCTTATCAGGAAATCCCTTGAAGCAAGAGGAGTTCAAGGTGAGACTTTCCAAGTTATCTGGGCATCGTGGCGACCTTCAACCAGACAGCAGTATGCCTCCTACCTCAGCAGATGGAGCAAGTTTTGTGTGCAGTGCCAGTGTGATCCCCTTCGTCCGACTATAGATGAGGTGTTACAGTTCTTGACTAAGCTGTATGAAGATGGCTTAGGATACAGTGCTATAAACACTGCAAGGAGTGCACTATCTGCAGTGGttattctaccagacaataaaaCAGTAGGATGTCACCCTTTAGTAATTCGATTTCTAAAGGGAATCTTTGAACTGCGTACACCACAACCAAGATACAATGAAACTTGGGATGTAGACAAAGTTTTGCAGTTTTTCAGAAACATGGGAGAAAATTCTGAACTTTCATTGAAGGATTTGACTTTAAAATTGTGttccttgttgttgttaattacTGCCCACAGAGTGCAGACAATTCATTTGATCAGGTTGAGAAATATTTGTTTTCATGATGATGGATGTACAATTTACATAACTGAAAAGTTGAAGCAGTCTAGACCTGGCTTTCATCCAAAACCTTTGCAGTTACCGTTTTATACAGAAGACAAAACTTTGTGTGTGGTGACTTGTCTTCGACAGTACATTAATAGTACTGTAGAATTCAGATGTGAGAGTGATGAGACTGACCAGTTACTTTTGTGTTACCAACAGCCACATGAGCCAGCGGCGAAAGACACCATAGCTAGGTGGCTAAAAACTGTCCTCATACGCGCAGGAATTACAAATTTTGCACCCCACAGCTTTCGGGGCGCATCATCTTCAGCAATGTTCAAGTCGGGTGTTGCTGTTGAAGATATTTTGAAAGTGGCAGGCTGGTCAAATGTATCCACTTTCAAAAAGTTCTATAACAAACCACTGGAAAGTAAAGATAAATCAAACACTATCTTAAACTATTATGCGAAAGTTGGAAAATAA